The nucleotide sequence CGCTCCACCCGCTCCCGTTCCTCCTCGGGCACGGGCACCTCCACCTCCTGGCCGTTTTGGTACCGGTAGGCCTTGCCGTGAAACACGTCAATGAGACCCACCCAGCGCCCTCCGGCAAAGAGGGGCAGGTCAATGGGCAGGATGTGGCCTAAGGTGGCCCGGAGATCTTCCAAAAGGGCGTAGTAATCCCCGCCCTTGTCCAGCTTGGTGACCACCACCATGCGGGCTAGGCCCAGCCGCTCCGCCACGGTCCAGGCCCTTTCCGTGCCTACCTGGACTCCGTTTTCCGCGGAGACCAACACCATGGCGGCATCCGCGGCCTCCAAGGCCCCCCGTATCTCCCCCACGAAATCCCCGTAGCCGGGGGCGTCCAGGAGGAAGATGCGGTGGCCTTTGTACTGTAGGGGGGCTACCCCGGTGCGCACCGTGGTGCGGTGGAGCTTGGCCTCGGGGGTGTAGTCGGTGGTGGTGGTGCCGTCCTCCACCCGGCCCATGCGCTCCTTGGCCCCGGTTCGGAAAAGCAGGGCCTCGGTCAAGGTGGTCTTGCCGCTTCCCGCATGGCCCACCAGGGCCACGGTTCGGATGGGAGAGGTTCCTGGGATCATCTTCCCTCCTTCTTGGTGCCCATAGTATAGGCCTAAGGAGGGGGCGATTGTCCCAAGTGCTCTACGTGTCCAGGAGGCTTCTGGAGGAAACCCGCACCCACCTGGATAAGGAAGTGCCCAGGGAGGGGGTGGGGCTTTGGGCGGGCAGGCGGGAGGTGGAACGGGTCATCCCCTTGCCCAACGTCCACCCTGAGCCCTTGGTGGGATATTTGGCGGAACCCCTGGCCCTGCTTCGGGCCTTGAAGGAGTTGGAAAGGGAGGGCCTTAGCCTTCTTGCCATCTACCACTCCCACCCCAAAGGGCCCGCTCTTCCCAGCCCCACCGACATTCGCGAGGCCCGCTGGCGGGTGCCCTACGTGATCTTCGGCACCGATGGGGTCAGGGCCTTCCTCCTTCCGGAGGGTAGGGAGGTGCCCCTAAGCCTCCTCCCTTAACCCCCGTAGAACCAGCCCGTGTCCCACATGATGAGGGGCTTGGCCTCTTCCCTCACCCCAGCCTCCACCACCTCGGCCACCACCAGGCTGTGGTCCCCGCCCTCCAGGAGGTGGCGCACCTCGGCCTCGAGCCAGTAGGGAAGCTCGGTGAGGAGGGGAAGGCCAAAGGTGGGGGAGGGTTCAAAGGGATGGCCGTTTAGGGAGTTCCCCTCCCGCACCGTGGGCTTGAAGAAGTCCTGGGCGATCGCTTTCTGGTCTTGGGCCAGGGTCATGAGGGCCAGCTTCCCCGTGCGCGCAATAAGCTCGTGCAGGCGGCTATCCCGCTTCACCCCCAGGGCGATGAGGGGTGGGGTGAAGGAGGCCTGGGTCACCCAGTTCACGGTGCCGGCGGCGTAGTCCTCCCCGTCCTTGGCCGTGAGGATGTAAAGGCCATAGGTGAAGCTGCGCAGGACTTTCTTCTTGGCCTCGAGGTCCATGCCCCCTATTTTAGCGGCCCAGGAGGGTCTGGATCAGGACCTCGTGGATCTCGCCGTTGGTGGCCACGATGTAGCGGTGTCCCAGGCGGTAGGGCCGGCCTTCTAGGTCCGTCACCTTACCCCCTGCCTCCTCCACGATGAGCCAGCCCGCCGCCACGTCCCAAGGGTTTAGCTTCACCTCCCAGAAGCCTTCCAGCCTCCCAGCGGCCACATAGACCAAATCCAAAGCCGCCGCCCCAGGCCGGCGCACCAGAAGCCCTTGGGAGAGGGCTCGGTGGAAGTAGGTGAGGTTTTCCGGGTCCTTGGCCACATCGTAAGGAAAGCCGGTGGCCAGGAGGCTTCCCAAAAGCTCCTTGCGCTTTGTGACCCGGATGGGCCTCCCGTTTAGGAAAGCGCCTTCTCCCCGCACCGCATAGAAGGCCTCGTCCCG is from Thermus albus and encodes:
- a CDS encoding M67 family metallopeptidase — encoded protein: MLYVSRRLLEETRTHLDKEVPREGVGLWAGRREVERVIPLPNVHPEPLVGYLAEPLALLRALKELEREGLSLLAIYHSHPKGPALPSPTDIREARWRVPYVIFGTDGVRAFLLPEGREVPLSLLP
- a CDS encoding flavin reductase family protein, which translates into the protein MDLEAKKKVLRSFTYGLYILTAKDGEDYAAGTVNWVTQASFTPPLIALGVKRDSRLHELIARTGKLALMTLAQDQKAIAQDFFKPTVREGNSLNGHPFEPSPTFGLPLLTELPYWLEAEVRHLLEGGDHSLVVAEVVEAGVREEAKPLIMWDTGWFYGG
- a CDS encoding inositol monophosphatase family protein: MIGRNHPYYPFLAAMLEAAHLAKGIHAYYLEKGFTHGTKSGPTDLVTQADHESEEAIKDLLLSHFPEAGFLGEEGGSEGGKALRFIVDPLDGTVNYAHGFPFYGVSIALEVEGEIQVGVVLDTSRDEAFYAVRGEGAFLNGRPIRVTKRKELLGSLLATGFPYDVAKDPENLTYFHRALSQGLLVRRPGAAALDLVYVAAGRLEGFWEVKLNPWDVAAGWLIVEEAGGKVTDLEGRPYRLGHRYIVATNGEIHEVLIQTLLGR